Proteins co-encoded in one uncultured Flavobacterium sp. genomic window:
- the rpsB gene encoding 30S ribosomal protein S2, whose translation MANKIEVKDLLEAGVHFGHMTRKWDPNMAPYIYMERNGIHIINLYKTAAKIEEANEALKKIAASGRKILFVATKKQAKDIVADKAKAANMPYITERWPGGMLTNFVTIRKAVKKMSSIDKMKKDGTFMTLSKKERLQVDRLRAKLEKNLGSIADMSRLPAALFVVDIKAEHIAIKEAQKLNIPVFAMVDTNSDPREVDYVIPANDDASKSIDKILSLVTAAVIEGLSDRGSEKETEVFTEEATEAAPAVEAAPATEAPATEE comes from the coding sequence ATGGCAAACAAAATAGAAGTAAAAGACTTACTAGAAGCAGGTGTTCACTTTGGACACATGACTAGAAAATGGGACCCAAATATGGCCCCTTACATTTATATGGAGCGTAATGGTATTCACATTATCAATCTATATAAAACTGCAGCAAAAATCGAAGAAGCTAACGAAGCTTTGAAAAAAATCGCTGCATCAGGTAGAAAAATCTTATTCGTAGCTACCAAAAAACAAGCAAAAGACATCGTTGCTGATAAAGCAAAAGCTGCAAACATGCCTTACATCACTGAAAGATGGCCTGGTGGAATGCTAACTAACTTTGTAACTATCAGAAAGGCAGTTAAAAAAATGTCTTCTATTGATAAAATGAAGAAAGATGGTACTTTCATGACGTTATCTAAAAAAGAGCGTTTGCAAGTTGATCGTCTACGTGCTAAATTAGAGAAAAACTTAGGTTCAATTGCTGATATGTCTAGACTACCTGCAGCATTGTTCGTAGTAGATATCAAAGCTGAACACATCGCAATAAAAGAAGCACAAAAATTAAACATTCCAGTTTTCGCAATGGTTGATACGAACTCTGACCCAAGAGAGGTTGATTACGTTATTCCTGCAAATGATGATGCTTCTAAATCAATTGACAAAATTTTATCTTTAGTAACTGCTGCTGTAATCGAAGGTCTTTCTGACAGAGGTTCTGAAAAAGAAACTGAAGTATTCACAGAAGAAGCTACTGAGGCTGCTCCTGCTGTAGAGGCTGCACCAGCTACTGAAGCTCCTGCAACTGAAGAATAA
- the rpsI gene encoding 30S ribosomal protein S9, producing MGVIHKIGRRKTAVARVYVSEGTGKITVNKKEFATYFPTATLQYKVLQPMSMTENVNNFDVKVNVYGGGSTGQAEAVRMALARVMCEVNAENRAILKPEGLLTRDPRMVERKKFGQKKARKRFQFSKR from the coding sequence ATGGGAGTTATTCACAAAATCGGTAGAAGAAAAACCGCTGTTGCACGTGTATATGTTTCTGAAGGAACAGGAAAAATCACTGTAAACAAAAAAGAATTCGCAACTTACTTTCCAACTGCAACTTTACAATACAAAGTTTTACAACCAATGTCTATGACAGAAAATGTAAACAACTTTGATGTAAAAGTAAACGTTTACGGAGGTGGTTCAACTGGTCAGGCAGAAGCTGTAAGAATGGCATTAGCACGTGTTATGTGTGAAGTTAACGCTGAAAACAGAGCTATCTTAAAACCAGAAGGTTTATTAACAAGAGATCCAAGAATGGTTGAACGTAAGAAATTCGGTCAGAAGAAAGCTCGTAAGAGATTCCAATTCTCTAAACGTTAA